A window of Microcoleus sp. bin38.metabat.b11b12b14.051 genomic DNA:
TACGCGCTGGGCTACATGGAAAAAGACTGGGCGCTAGCTCGATTTTTTGGGCTGCTCGGTTTTTTTGAAGCAGCAATTAGCGGGATTGCGATTAGCGATTCGCTGCTGCTAACTTACGGTTTGCTCGAAGTGCTGACACTCTCAACTTATTTGCTAGTCGGGTTTTGGTACGCTCAACCGCTGGTAGTGACGGCGGCTAGAGATGCGTTTTTAACCAAACGTGTAGGAGACGTGCCGCTGCTGATGGGAGTAGTGACGCTTTCAACTTTAGCCGGCAGTTTGAATTTTTCCGATTTAGAAGAATGGGCGGAAACAGCAACTTTGTCTCCTTTAGTTGCGACTCTTTTAGGCTTGGCTTTAATCGCCGCACCGACAGCCAAGTGCGCTCAATTTCCGTTTCACTTGTGGCTCGACGAAGCGATGGAAGGGCCCAACCCGGCTTCGATTATGCGGAATACGGTGGTTGTGGGCGCTGGCGCTTATGTTTTAATTAAACTTCAGCCTGTTTTGGCTCTGTCACCAGTGACTGGTATGGTGCTGGTGGTGTTGGGTGCGGTGACGGCTGTTGGGGCTTCGTTGGTGGCGATCGCCCAAATCGACATCAAAAGAACACTATCGCATTCTACCAGCGCTTCTATGGGTTTAGTGTTTATCGCGGTGGGACAGAATCACGTTGACATTGCATTGCTGTTGCTGTTCGCGCACTCGATCGCCAAAGCACTATTATTCATGAGCATAGGCTCAGTAATTGTCACCACCAACACTCAAGATTTAACAGAAATGGGTGGGTTGTGGTCAAAAATGCCCGCCACGACAATGGCTTATTTAGTAGGCGCTGCGGGCATGGTAGCCCTATTACCGATGGGCAACTTTTGGGTGATGCGACGGTGGCTGAACGGTTTTTGGACAGTGCCCTTGTGGTTAGTAGCTGTGCTGCTGTTAGTTAACGGTTTGACGGCGCTCAATTTAACTCGCGTATTCGCCTTAGTATTTGCCGGAAAACCGCAGCCCAAAACTCGCAGAGCTCCCGAAGTCGGTTGGCCGATGGCATTACCGATGGTAATTTTGACGGTGATTGGGTTGTTAGTGCCTTGGACATTGCAGAAATGGCAACTGTTAATTAGTTGGACTGGGCCTTGGGCGGAAACTGGGGATTTTGATAGTTTAAATTTACTGTTGAAGACTCTGGATATTCCCCTGTTGGTCTTATCTGGCTTGATTGGGGTTGCGGTTGGGGTGGCGATTTATTGGTACGACGTTTTACCTCGACCGGTACGGCTGCCGTTTCCGGCGGTGCAGGATTTGTTTGCTTACGACTTTTATATCGATCGAGTTTACCGCTTAACTGTGGTTTGGGCCGTGGCTTCTATTGCGAAAGTCAGCGCTTGGACTGACAAATATGTAGTAGACGGGGTGGTGAATTTGTTCGGTTTTGCCACAATTTTCAGTGGCGAAGGTTTGAAGTACAGCGGCACAGGTCAATCGCAGTTTTATGTATTGACTATTGCCGGCGGAGTTGCTGCGTTGCTGGGATTGATTATTTGGCAGTTCTGAACCGCAGATGTTGGCGGATGAACGGGGATGTAGGCGAAGCCTTCCCGAAGGGTACGCAGATGAATTGTTTTGGGTTTGTCTGGTTCTTCCTCTAATTTTATTCAAAGTCGATCGGCCACAATTCTGCAACCGGAACTTCCCAACCGGGTAAAAGTTCTGGAATTGAAATCATGTCGCCGTCTGTCAATACAATTGGCTCGGCTGTCGGACTGTAAACTAGACCTCTTGCCAAAATAGTTAGGAACGGGCCCCAGAGCCCGTTCCTAAATTTGATTAAAAAGACTTTTGCAAGAGATATATGATGACTGTGCTTTTTTAACAATAAAATCAGCCGATCGCTTTTTTATTCAGTTGGTTTGCGTTAATCTTAAATATAGTTCTGAAAGCTGTGTAACAAGGGAAAATTTTAATTGATGCTCAGTGCTTTAATTTGGATACCAATGTTTGCCGCCGCTTTGATTGGGTTTTGGCCCAGTGCGGTAAGTTCTAAAATAGTTCGGAATTTCGCGATCGCCATTGCGAGTGTAACTTTTATTTTATCGGTGATTGTGGCAGCTCAGTTTGATGCCAGTACCAGTCAGTTACAGTTTTCGGAATTTATTCCTTGGATCGATGATTTGGGATTTAATTACAATCTCGGCGTTGATGGTTTGTCTCTGCCTTTGGTAATTTTAAATACCCTACTGACAGGAGTAGCGATTTACGCTACGGATGAGGCAATCCGCAGACCTCGACTTTATTATTCTTTGATGCTGTTAATTACTGGCGGCGTCACAGGAGCTTTCTTATCTCAAAATTTGCTGCTATTTTTCCTCTTTTTCGAGGTAGAACTAATTCCGCTTTACCTGTTGATTGCAATTTGGGGAGGCGAGCGCCGGGGCTATGCTGCTACTAAGTTTTTAATCTATACTGCATTTTCAGGAATTGTTTTACTGGCTACTTTCTTGGGAGTAGTTTGGGTGAGCGGTGCTTCTAGTTTTGATATGGTTGGTGCTGCTGGTGAATCGCATTTACAAGGAGGCTCGCCATTACCTTTGGTAAGACAAATTGTGTTGCTGGCTGGGATATTGCTGGCCTTTGGTATCAAAATTCCATTAGTGCCTTTTCATACTTGGCTGCCGGATGCTCACGTAGAAGCTTCGACTCCGGTTTCGGTGCTGCTGGCGGGGGTGCTGTTGAAGCTGGGAACTTACGGGATGCTGCGCTTTGGTTTAGGTTTATTTCCCGATGCGTGGGCGGTGGCTGCGCCTTGGTTGGCGAGTTGGGCGGTGGTAAGCGTGCTTTATGGGGCTAGTTGCGCGATCGCCCAAAAAGACATGAAAAAAATTGTAGCTTACAGTTCGATCGCTCACATGGGCTACATTTTGCTAGCTAGCGCCGCAGCAACTCCAATCAGTATGATGGGAACTGTGTTGCAAATGGTTAGCCACGGTTTAATCTCAGGGCTACTATTTTTGAGTGTCGGTATTGTCTACAAAAAATCCGGCAGCCGCAACATAGATGTGCTCAAAGGTTTATTCAATCCCGATCGCGGTTTGCCAGTAATTGGCAGTTTAATGATCGTCGGCGTAATGGCGAGTGCCGGCATTCCAGGGTTGTCCGGATTTATTGCTGAATTCTTGATATTTAGGGGCAGTTTGCCAGTGTTTCCCGTGCAAACTTTGCTTTGCATGATTGGGACTGGTTTAACTTCAATCTACTTTTTAATTATGGTCAACCGCGCCTTTTTCGGCCGCCTTTCCGATTTGGTGGTGAATTTGCCACAAGTCCGCTGGGGCGATCGCATTCCTTCGCTAGTTTTAGCAGTAATCATCGCCGTCATGGGAGTGCAGCCCGCTGTTTTAGTGGCTTTGAGCGAAAAAACTGCGATCGGTTTAGTATCGGCTGTGCCGCCGCAAGTTCAACAACTTGCTCAAAACTTAGAGTAATATCTTCCAGAGGTTTGTAGTGAGGACTTTAGTCCTGATCAACTTCTGAGGACTAAAGTCCTTACTACAAACATTGCTCATAATTCAGATTTTTTTGGCAATAAACATAGTTATTCAATTAAGGTTCACATCACATGACAAGTACCGTATTAAAACCGTCTTCCCACCCTCTGTCCGCCTACATTGACATCTTAGAATCAGGCAAAGCTTTGCTGCCAGAATCTACCGAAAATGTAGTAGAAGTGGTCGGAGTCCTCAAAAGTTATGCTATAGTTCTCGATGCCTATTCCCGCAATCTCAACTACATCGCTGAAGAACAATTTTTAGTGCTTTTCCCATTTTTCAAATATTTTAATGGAGAAGTGACTGCGCCAAAATTAATGCGCTATTTGTGGCACGATCGCATTAATTTTGAGTATGCTGAGTATTGCATGAGAACCATGCTTTGGCACGGCGGCGGCGGTTTGGATAGTTATGTGGATTCTCCCGAATTTAGCAGTTTAGCCGAAAAGGCGA
This region includes:
- a CDS encoding NAD(P)H-quinone oxidoreductase subunit F codes for the protein MTEFLLQVCWWVPLYGLIGAILTLPWSTGTVRTTGPRPAAYFNLLMTVLAFIHGSVIFAATWDRPPQQLLVHWVQAADLDLSFAIEISTTSVGAMELVTILSLLAQIYALGYMEKDWALARFFGLLGFFEAAISGIAISDSLLLTYGLLEVLTLSTYLLVGFWYAQPLVVTAARDAFLTKRVGDVPLLMGVVTLSTLAGSLNFSDLEEWAETATLSPLVATLLGLALIAAPTAKCAQFPFHLWLDEAMEGPNPASIMRNTVVVGAGAYVLIKLQPVLALSPVTGMVLVVLGAVTAVGASLVAIAQIDIKRTLSHSTSASMGLVFIAVGQNHVDIALLLLFAHSIAKALLFMSIGSVIVTTNTQDLTEMGGLWSKMPATTMAYLVGAAGMVALLPMGNFWVMRRWLNGFWTVPLWLVAVLLLVNGLTALNLTRVFALVFAGKPQPKTRRAPEVGWPMALPMVILTVIGLLVPWTLQKWQLLISWTGPWAETGDFDSLNLLLKTLDIPLLVLSGLIGVAVGVAIYWYDVLPRPVRLPFPAVQDLFAYDFYIDRVYRLTVVWAVASIAKVSAWTDKYVVDGVVNLFGFATIFSGEGLKYSGTGQSQFYVLTIAGGVAALLGLIIWQF
- a CDS encoding NADH-quinone oxidoreductase subunit M, encoding MLSALIWIPMFAAALIGFWPSAVSSKIVRNFAIAIASVTFILSVIVAAQFDASTSQLQFSEFIPWIDDLGFNYNLGVDGLSLPLVILNTLLTGVAIYATDEAIRRPRLYYSLMLLITGGVTGAFLSQNLLLFFLFFEVELIPLYLLIAIWGGERRGYAATKFLIYTAFSGIVLLATFLGVVWVSGASSFDMVGAAGESHLQGGSPLPLVRQIVLLAGILLAFGIKIPLVPFHTWLPDAHVEASTPVSVLLAGVLLKLGTYGMLRFGLGLFPDAWAVAAPWLASWAVVSVLYGASCAIAQKDMKKIVAYSSIAHMGYILLASAAATPISMMGTVLQMVSHGLISGLLFLSVGIVYKKSGSRNIDVLKGLFNPDRGLPVIGSLMIVGVMASAGIPGLSGFIAEFLIFRGSLPVFPVQTLLCMIGTGLTSIYFLIMVNRAFFGRLSDLVVNLPQVRWGDRIPSLVLAVIIAVMGVQPAVLVALSEKTAIGLVSAVPPQVQQLAQNLE